The genome window AGGGCTTTAACGTTCAGTGTTAAAGCCGGCCCTTGGCTTTTTGCGTCGCTTCAACGATCGGTACTACCCATTCTGACGTGAGCGGGGCGGGGGCACCGCAACCAACGTGTTCATCGAGCAGTAGCCGAACACGCAATCGGTCATACAGACCGCTGCGAACCTGGTATCAAATCTTATCTGTCGGCACCGGTATTACGGTTACAATGGGGCTGTTGGGGCGGGAGACACGACGGACAGTCGCTGACAACTACAGACTGCTACTGATTTGCCTGGTCGCGGTCGCCGCCGTCGGCGGCTATCTCACGTACACGAGCCACGTTGCCCCCGGCACAGAGACGACCACGCGACAGGTGTCGTCGTGGCAATCGTCCGGGTCGTTCACGCACAATGCCACAGTACGCAACGGGACCGCCGCGTTCCGGGAGGGCGAAGTGCTCGACGAACGGTCCGTGTACTTGCGTCAGGTCGCTCCTGTGCTGGATGGCGCGTTCACGTACACGTACAGTGCCAGCGACGAAGGCGACCTCACCGCTGTTGCCGACGTGGCCGTCCAGTATCGCTCGGTGGAGGCGACTCAGAACGGTGATATCGTATACTGGGCGGTCGAGCAGTCACTGACTCGGAACGGTGTGCAGTCGCTGGCCGCGGGCGAGCGTCTGACAGCGCCGTTCTCGGTGAACGTCAGCCGTGCTGCTGAAACTGTCCGACGTATCGACTCGGAACACGGTCGGACGGCCGGCCGACTCGAAGTGGCGGTCGTTTCGCGGGTCGAACTCTCGGGGACGCGCAACGGGCAACGGGTCGACACGACCCGCACGTACCGGCTCCCGATTACGCCGAGCCAGAGCAGCTACCGCGTCGGAAACTCCGGCCCAGTGACCCACAGCGACGACCGAACCGTCGAAACGCGGGTAGAACGGACTTACGGACCGCTCTGGACCTCCGGCGGCCCAGTGCTCTCGTTCGGTGGCCTCGTCGGTGCTGTCGCTCTCGTCTACGGACGCGTGACCGGCCGGTTTGGACTCACCGAGACGGAGCGCCGATGGCTCGCGTACGAGTCCGCTCGTGCGGAGTTCGACGAGTGGATAACCGTCGGCCGGGCCGACCCGGTCGACGACGACGTCTGGGCGACGACTGTCGACTCCCTCGTCGGACTCGTCGATATTGCAATCGACACCGACGAACGCATCATCGAGACCGAGAACGGCTCGGAACTCATCGTCTACACCGGGGACCGACTGTACCGGTATCGTCCGCCGCCGGAACCCGGTGCTGGTGACTCCGCGGAAGTCCACAGCGACGCCGAGACGCCGAGCTGACCGGGTTATCGCTCGTCGACTCTGCGGTCAGCGGCTTACACCTCGCCTTCACCATCGAGTTTCGGGACCAGTTGGTGCCCGGTTACCGTACCGACCAGGGTGGAGGCCCCGAGTCCCGTAGCCAACTGTGCGACCGGGCCGGCCCCGGTGCTCGACACCGCGGCCACGACGAACACTGTGAGCGCGATACCGGCGAGGCCGACTGCCGCCTCGCGGACGGCGACGCTGCGAACCCGACGACTTCGAGCGTTCGGATGCGTCCGGAGAACCGGCAGAAC of Haloarcula sp. DT43 contains these proteins:
- a CDS encoding DUF5305 domain-containing protein, which gives rise to MGLLGRETRRTVADNYRLLLICLVAVAAVGGYLTYTSHVAPGTETTTRQVSSWQSSGSFTHNATVRNGTAAFREGEVLDERSVYLRQVAPVLDGAFTYTYSASDEGDLTAVADVAVQYRSVEATQNGDIVYWAVEQSLTRNGVQSLAAGERLTAPFSVNVSRAAETVRRIDSEHGRTAGRLEVAVVSRVELSGTRNGQRVDTTRTYRLPITPSQSSYRVGNSGPVTHSDDRTVETRVERTYGPLWTSGGPVLSFGGLVGAVALVYGRVTGRFGLTETERRWLAYESARAEFDEWITVGRADPVDDDVWATTVDSLVGLVDIAIDTDERIIETENGSELIVYTGDRLYRYRPPPEPGAGDSAEVHSDAETPS